Proteins from a single region of Haloterrigena alkaliphila:
- a CDS encoding Hsp20/alpha crystallin family protein — translation MSLGDLPKSVGSVLYRQVGRANGEFQNHRSLPVDVLENDASYRVVFDAPGAEPDDVQVRYLGGNVKIQIDRFRQYRDGYEMRFPGRGMELEGETELPSDAMVDPDSGTATLTENGTLRIDIPKDSTVEGDESESDPASEADELTADD, via the coding sequence GGCAGGTCGGCCGCGCGAACGGAGAGTTCCAGAACCACCGCTCGCTGCCCGTCGACGTGCTCGAGAACGACGCGTCGTATCGGGTCGTCTTCGACGCGCCCGGCGCCGAACCCGACGACGTCCAGGTCCGCTATCTCGGAGGGAACGTCAAGATCCAAATCGATCGGTTCCGCCAGTACCGCGACGGCTACGAGATGCGCTTTCCCGGCCGCGGGATGGAACTCGAGGGCGAAACCGAACTGCCGTCGGACGCGATGGTCGACCCCGATTCGGGGACGGCGACGCTGACCGAGAACGGCACCTTGCGCATCGACATTCCGAAGGACTCGACGGTCGAGGGCGACGAGAGCGAGTCCGACCCCGCCTCCGAAGCGGACGAACTCACCGCCGACGACTGA
- a CDS encoding mechanosensitive ion channel family protein produces the protein MTGGPSSIVLQADELGPIGRGLEALDIPYVGPTVAGSVASVIRFVLAFAAIWVIGRLVVVPLVRRALDGRDLDDHAKKPLLRLTTFGMLFVAVAIAFGFAGFGNFLVSMAGIAAAGALAVGLAMQNVISNFVAGVFIYVDKPFRIGDWIEWDDGTYSGVVEDISLRVTRVRTFDNELLTVPNSSLTDSVLKNPVDGDKLRLKFVFGIGYGDDIEKATDIIVDEAERHPDIMDDPGPSVRLTELGDSDVGLQSRFWIANPSRADFVRIRGEYVTSVKQRFDEEGIDIPYPVRTLEGGLTLEDRPSIGQPAE, from the coding sequence ATGACCGGCGGCCCCAGTTCGATCGTGCTCCAGGCCGACGAACTGGGTCCGATCGGTCGCGGACTCGAGGCGCTAGATATTCCGTACGTCGGGCCGACCGTCGCCGGGAGCGTCGCGAGCGTGATCCGGTTCGTCCTCGCGTTCGCCGCGATCTGGGTGATCGGTCGTCTGGTCGTGGTGCCCCTGGTCCGGCGGGCCCTCGACGGGCGCGACCTCGACGACCACGCGAAGAAGCCGCTGTTGCGGCTGACGACGTTCGGGATGCTGTTCGTCGCCGTCGCCATCGCCTTCGGCTTCGCCGGCTTCGGAAACTTCCTCGTTTCGATGGCCGGCATCGCGGCGGCCGGGGCGCTCGCCGTCGGCCTGGCGATGCAGAACGTCATCTCGAACTTCGTCGCCGGCGTCTTCATCTACGTCGACAAGCCGTTTCGCATCGGCGACTGGATCGAGTGGGACGACGGGACCTACTCGGGGGTCGTCGAGGACATCAGCCTCCGGGTGACCAGGGTGCGCACGTTCGACAACGAACTCCTGACGGTGCCGAACTCGAGTCTCACCGATAGCGTCCTCAAGAACCCGGTCGACGGCGACAAACTCCGACTGAAGTTCGTCTTCGGAATCGGCTACGGCGACGACATCGAGAAGGCCACCGATATCATCGTCGACGAGGCCGAGCGCCACCCCGACATCATGGACGATCCAGGGCCGTCGGTCCGACTGACGGAACTCGGTGACTCCGACGTCGGGCTCCAGTCGCGGTTCTGGATCGCGAACCCCTCGCGGGCCGACTTCGTGCGGATTCGCGGCGAGTACGTCACGAGCGTCAAACAGCGCTTCGACGAGGAGGGGATCGACATCCCCTACCCCGTCCGCACGCTCGAGGGCGGGCTCACGCTCGAAGACAGGCCGAGTATCGGTCAGCCGGCAGAATAA
- a CDS encoding ABC transporter substrate-binding protein, with product MKCNPTDPTDGVDRRSVLAAGAAGLSLSLSGCVESVQSVVNGDGNEHMSLSIVTVPGDAGPETVQIARHLERNLKEIGINASLTMRSPADFLEKVLIDHDFDIYVGRHPADYDPDFLYEALHSTYATESGWQNPFGFDRWSFDSLLEDQRRADGEDRRRDIAEVLDGIANEKPFQPICRPDEVRIARTDRFEGWDETLFPTRSAYLGLDPVSDTDRLNALVTDARASQNLNPLSATTRDRGTVVDLLYDSLGTVVDGEVTAWLAESWEFEPASDESDDSPGTTATVTLREDCRFHDDEPNTPRTVTANDVFFTYRFLADTALGQAQHPSPPPRYRGHTSAVEDVEIVDERTLRFTFDASTEVAKRAFTVPIFPRHIWREELENRIDDLDEFTAPQGRWGLVTSNSVPPIGSGPYRLAEREERSHVLLERFDDHFTLREDAEADHLRAPLAEELRFTVDTGSASSINRIESGNGDVTASMLASSTIRGIPDDSDIERLDSPSWTFFHVGFNTRRPPCSNLHFRRAVCQAIDTQWLVDEVFHGHAQPLATPLTDEWTPDDLAWDGEDPVTPFAGSDGTLNVEAARAAFESAGYPIDDEGRVLRKY from the coding sequence ATGAAATGCAATCCAACTGATCCGACTGACGGCGTCGATCGCCGCTCCGTCCTGGCCGCCGGTGCGGCCGGGCTTTCGCTCTCGTTGAGCGGGTGTGTCGAGTCGGTGCAGAGCGTCGTCAACGGTGACGGAAACGAGCACATGTCGCTCTCCATCGTCACGGTTCCCGGCGACGCCGGCCCCGAGACCGTTCAGATCGCCCGCCATCTCGAGCGCAACCTCAAAGAGATCGGTATCAACGCCAGTCTCACGATGCGTTCGCCCGCGGACTTCCTGGAGAAGGTCCTGATCGACCACGATTTCGACATCTACGTCGGCCGCCACCCCGCGGACTACGATCCCGACTTCCTCTACGAGGCCCTCCACTCCACGTACGCCACCGAATCCGGCTGGCAGAACCCCTTCGGATTCGATAGATGGTCGTTCGATTCCCTCCTGGAGGACCAGCGTCGGGCCGACGGTGAGGATCGACGGCGCGACATCGCAGAGGTATTGGACGGAATCGCCAACGAAAAACCGTTTCAACCGATTTGCCGGCCCGACGAGGTTCGAATCGCCAGAACCGATCGATTCGAGGGCTGGGACGAGACGCTCTTCCCCACGCGAAGCGCCTATCTCGGCCTCGATCCGGTCTCCGACACCGACCGACTGAACGCACTCGTCACCGACGCGCGCGCGTCGCAGAACCTCAACCCCCTTTCGGCGACGACTCGAGATCGGGGGACGGTCGTCGACCTGCTGTACGACTCGCTTGGAACCGTCGTCGACGGCGAGGTAACAGCGTGGCTCGCGGAATCCTGGGAGTTCGAACCCGCCTCGGACGAGTCGGACGACTCGCCCGGAACGACCGCGACGGTTACGCTCCGAGAGGACTGTCGGTTCCACGACGATGAACCGAACACGCCCCGGACGGTCACCGCGAACGACGTCTTTTTCACGTATCGATTCCTCGCGGACACCGCACTCGGACAGGCCCAGCATCCGTCGCCGCCGCCGCGCTATCGCGGCCACACGAGCGCCGTCGAGGACGTCGAAATCGTGGACGAGCGGACGCTCCGGTTCACGTTCGACGCCAGCACCGAGGTCGCCAAACGCGCGTTTACGGTGCCGATCTTCCCCCGTCACATCTGGCGCGAGGAACTCGAGAACCGGATCGACGACCTCGACGAGTTCACGGCACCGCAGGGTCGGTGGGGACTCGTCACCTCCAATTCGGTCCCGCCGATCGGCAGCGGCCCATACCGGCTCGCCGAGCGGGAAGAACGGAGCCACGTGTTACTCGAGCGGTTCGACGACCACTTCACGCTGCGCGAGGACGCCGAGGCCGATCACCTTCGCGCGCCCCTCGCCGAGGAACTCCGGTTTACCGTCGACACCGGAAGCGCGTCGTCGATCAACCGCATCGAGAGCGGGAACGGAGACGTCACGGCCTCGATGCTCGCGTCGTCCACGATCAGGGGGATCCCCGACGATTCCGACATCGAACGGCTGGACTCGCCGTCGTGGACGTTCTTCCACGTTGGGTTCAATACGCGCCGCCCGCCGTGCAGTAACCTCCACTTCCGCCGCGCCGTGTGTCAGGCGATCGATACGCAGTGGCTGGTCGACGAGGTCTTCCACGGTCACGCACAGCCGCTGGCGACGCCCTTGACCGACGAGTGGACGCCCGACGACCTCGCGTGGGACGGGGAGGACCCCGTGACACCGTTCGCCGGCAGCGACGGAACGCTCAACGTCGAAGCAGCCCGCGCTGCGTTCGAATCCGCGGGCTATCCCATCGACGACGAGGGACGGGTGCTGAGGAAATACTGA
- a CDS encoding LolA family protein, whose product MQPRRFAALCCLLALIVLGGCVGVPSGEGAPGDADDPDPEAVFEGAFVHSDDLEDVSGEMRTEVTDGDRSVVERVRMAERPYVDYRDEVLEASNPDRVGDVYVSNATTKWWYYPDAGVAQYTEFEEPFEDASVRESRADMAAEQRELYDLEYQGTAEIADREAHVLDVDAKDEVVTEGLSVLVGDTEYVYALETIDPEDELTVVEQTIWIDAEFDYPLKEKLVFEGPAGTRHVMIEKFESVTFNSGLEDDRFAFDPPENVTVEEW is encoded by the coding sequence ATGCAACCTCGCCGATTCGCGGCGCTGTGCTGCCTGCTCGCGCTGATCGTCCTCGGCGGCTGCGTCGGCGTCCCGTCCGGCGAGGGGGCGCCGGGCGACGCCGACGACCCCGATCCGGAAGCCGTCTTCGAGGGCGCGTTCGTCCACAGCGACGATCTCGAGGACGTTAGCGGCGAGATGCGGACCGAGGTGACCGACGGCGACCGGTCGGTCGTCGAACGCGTCCGCATGGCCGAACGTCCTTACGTCGACTACCGGGACGAAGTCCTCGAGGCGTCGAACCCCGACCGCGTCGGCGACGTCTACGTCTCGAACGCGACCACGAAGTGGTGGTACTACCCCGACGCCGGGGTCGCCCAGTACACCGAGTTCGAGGAGCCGTTCGAAGACGCGTCCGTCCGCGAGAGTCGCGCCGACATGGCCGCGGAGCAACGCGAGCTGTACGACCTCGAGTATCAGGGGACGGCGGAAATCGCGGACCGCGAGGCCCACGTCCTCGACGTCGATGCGAAAGACGAGGTGGTCACGGAGGGACTCTCGGTCCTCGTCGGGGACACCGAGTACGTCTACGCCCTCGAGACGATCGATCCGGAAGACGAACTCACCGTCGTCGAGCAGACGATCTGGATCGACGCGGAATTCGACTACCCGCTCAAGGAGAAACTGGTCTTCGAGGGACCAGCGGGCACCCGCCACGTGATGATCGAGAAATTCGAATCGGTGACGTTCAACAGCGGTCTCGAGGACGATCGGTTCGCCTTCGACCCGCCGGAAAACGTGACCGTCGAGGAGTGGTAG
- a CDS encoding ribonuclease P protein component 4 — translation MDVAAERIDRLHELARAATADDDYDRARYYVRLARRIAERNRLTLPREFRRFACDRCDAYLRPGRNARVRLRDGHVVITCDCGAHARYPYED, via the coding sequence ATGGACGTCGCCGCCGAGCGAATCGACCGCCTCCACGAGCTGGCTCGAGCGGCAACAGCGGACGACGACTACGACCGAGCGCGGTACTACGTCCGCCTCGCGCGTCGCATCGCCGAACGGAACCGGCTCACGCTCCCCCGCGAGTTTCGGCGGTTCGCCTGCGATCGCTGTGACGCGTACCTCCGGCCCGGACGGAACGCTCGCGTCAGGCTCCGGGACGGCCACGTCGTGATCACCTGTGACTGCGGGGCCCACGCGAGGTACCCCTACGAGGACTGA
- a CDS encoding YhbY family RNA-binding protein, with protein sequence MDTQKLKQEAHDLDVTVWVGKSGVESVVDELDDQLSTRELVKVKFLRAARAGSSTEEKAADLADRVGAELIETRGHTAVLYR encoded by the coding sequence ATGGATACCCAGAAACTCAAGCAGGAGGCACACGATCTCGACGTCACCGTCTGGGTCGGCAAGAGCGGCGTCGAATCGGTCGTCGACGAACTCGACGACCAGCTTTCGACCCGAGAACTCGTGAAGGTCAAATTCCTCCGCGCGGCCCGCGCGGGCAGTTCCACCGAGGAGAAGGCGGCCGATCTCGCGGATCGGGTCGGCGCCGAACTGATCGAGACGCGCGGGCACACTGCGGTGTTGTATCGATGA
- a CDS encoding phosphatase PAP2 family protein, translating to MLSDILTQVAIVVGLMVVLSTAVFIGRDRLEQTQREWLSRVRVSAPVLAVLACVLVFNRIMRDNQPDIGVYMTRTIRSIEGEFVLIFQAIASEDVTLYFSFTYIYGYAFLLIFPPIAYFALSNTRPFRRLLTAYSLNYAIGVVIYALVIAYGPRNFMPELPTILYNVNPEAQHLTREVNRNTNVFPSLHTSLSATVAMFAYQTRSEYPNWFPVSVVFAVSVIISTMYLGIHWGIDVIGGLILAVVCVVASDRIVGRWSVTTLYETFRERLSSHVE from the coding sequence ATGCTCAGCGACATTCTGACGCAGGTAGCGATCGTCGTCGGCCTCATGGTGGTTCTCTCCACAGCCGTATTCATCGGCCGCGACCGCCTCGAGCAGACGCAGAGGGAGTGGCTGTCCCGAGTTCGAGTCTCTGCGCCAGTTCTCGCCGTCCTTGCGTGCGTCCTGGTCTTCAACCGTATTATGCGGGACAATCAGCCGGATATCGGCGTCTACATGACCCGGACGATCCGCTCGATCGAGGGGGAGTTCGTCCTGATCTTCCAGGCGATCGCCTCGGAGGACGTGACGTTGTACTTCTCGTTTACGTACATCTATGGCTACGCGTTCCTGCTGATCTTCCCGCCGATCGCGTACTTCGCCCTGTCGAACACCCGACCGTTTCGACGGCTGCTGACGGCCTACTCGCTCAACTACGCGATCGGGGTCGTCATCTACGCGCTCGTCATCGCCTACGGACCGCGGAACTTCATGCCCGAACTGCCGACGATCCTGTACAACGTGAACCCGGAGGCCCAGCACCTCACCCGCGAGGTCAACCGCAACACCAACGTCTTCCCCTCGCTGCACACCTCGCTGTCCGCGACCGTCGCCATGTTCGCCTATCAGACCCGGTCGGAGTATCCGAACTGGTTCCCCGTCTCGGTCGTCTTCGCGGTCAGCGTCATCATCTCGACGATGTATCTGGGTATCCACTGGGGGATCGACGTCATCGGCGGACTCATCCTCGCGGTCGTCTGCGTCGTCGCCTCCGACCGCATCGTCGGTCGCTGGTCGGTAACGACACTGTACGAAACGTTCCGCGAACGCCTGAGCAGCCACGTCGAGTGA
- a CDS encoding DUF7388 family protein, giving the protein MLTTNTVARAGLDAIALKPAECDVSAASALPVETIAIDYEGREHLPARETLRALSNEAAVYLTTPVRADGFDPLGDDSLVAELPDSVGRVLVAGHPAYLTSDERERAVAPRLGAALERDPDAWVGTESVERIAMATGATQYELLSRTTHRDLRALRAAGFDGGVAVYAPTVLTDDEDRILEAVGDYVARRRPVAEALPAGAATDASATGRAREVLLAAATDYALVGTADEVREQTDAVREAGAATVVGYPAQGLEPFLE; this is encoded by the coding sequence ATGTTGACAACGAACACCGTCGCCCGTGCCGGACTGGACGCGATCGCGCTGAAGCCCGCCGAGTGCGACGTCTCGGCCGCGAGCGCGCTGCCGGTCGAGACGATCGCGATCGACTACGAGGGTCGCGAGCACCTCCCCGCCCGCGAGACCCTTCGCGCCCTCTCGAACGAAGCCGCGGTCTACCTCACGACGCCGGTCCGGGCCGACGGCTTCGATCCGCTGGGCGACGACTCGCTGGTCGCGGAACTACCCGATTCGGTGGGGCGGGTCCTCGTCGCCGGCCACCCCGCCTACCTCACCTCGGACGAACGCGAGCGGGCCGTCGCCCCCCGACTCGGTGCGGCCCTCGAGCGCGACCCGGACGCCTGGGTCGGCACCGAGAGCGTCGAACGGATCGCGATGGCCACGGGCGCGACCCAGTACGAACTGCTCTCCCGGACTACCCACCGCGACCTGCGGGCGCTGCGGGCGGCCGGCTTCGACGGCGGCGTCGCCGTCTACGCGCCGACGGTGCTGACCGACGACGAGGACCGAATCCTCGAGGCCGTCGGGGACTACGTCGCCCGGCGGCGCCCCGTCGCGGAGGCGTTACCCGCGGGCGCCGCGACGGACGCGAGCGCGACCGGACGCGCTCGAGAGGTCTTGCTCGCCGCGGCGACGGACTACGCGCTCGTCGGCACTGCAGACGAGGTCCGCGAGCAGACCGACGCCGTCCGCGAGGCCGGCGCGGCGACGGTCGTCGGCTACCCCGCACAGGGTCTCGAACCGTTTCTCGAGTGA
- a CDS encoding NAD(P)/FAD-dependent oxidoreductase, translating to MSGIDDDPEIAVGADAFTQSGAGLEIAVVGAGAVGATTAYDLAREGADVTLYEKGSIASGSSGRAAGICYDAFADPLDAEIASDAIERFRAFSGDETFPFVECPYVWLAREGDTERADAIREQVERMQEQGIVALEADGDALADRFDALRTDDVAVAGIAGAAGYTDPARYTACLAAAADGAGATLEPETPVEVALDPARVVLADGTEREVDAVVVTAGAHTTELLADAGVSIPVKPYRVQALVASADLEEPICYDASDSFYLRPHPDGLLAGDGTEHVESDPDDYDREADPEFADDLLERVAHRLPGVDLELDRAWAGLCTATPDRDPLVGRVAAGCYVATGFQGHGFMRAPAIGQRLAEQVLGGDGIDAFDPARFGGDEAFDIVDGMSIESEN from the coding sequence ATGAGCGGTATCGACGACGATCCGGAGATCGCCGTCGGCGCGGACGCCTTCACGCAGTCGGGTGCCGGCCTCGAGATCGCGGTCGTCGGCGCCGGCGCCGTCGGTGCGACGACCGCCTACGACCTCGCGCGGGAGGGGGCGGACGTCACGCTCTACGAGAAGGGATCGATCGCGAGCGGCTCGAGCGGTCGGGCCGCGGGCATCTGCTACGACGCGTTCGCGGACCCCCTCGACGCCGAAATCGCCAGCGACGCCATCGAGCGGTTCCGCGCGTTCTCGGGCGACGAGACGTTCCCGTTCGTCGAGTGTCCCTACGTCTGGCTCGCCCGCGAGGGCGATACGGAGCGGGCCGACGCCATACGCGAACAGGTCGAGCGGATGCAGGAACAGGGGATCGTCGCCCTCGAGGCCGACGGCGACGCGCTCGCGGATCGCTTCGACGCCCTGCGAACGGACGACGTCGCCGTCGCGGGCATCGCGGGCGCGGCGGGCTACACCGATCCCGCCAGATACACCGCCTGCCTCGCCGCCGCGGCGGACGGCGCCGGCGCAACCCTCGAGCCCGAGACGCCCGTCGAGGTCGCGCTCGACCCCGCGCGGGTGGTCCTCGCGGACGGTACCGAGCGCGAGGTGGACGCGGTGGTCGTGACCGCAGGCGCTCACACGACGGAACTGCTCGCGGACGCCGGCGTCTCGATCCCGGTGAAACCCTACCGGGTGCAGGCGTTGGTCGCCAGCGCCGACCTCGAGGAACCGATCTGTTACGACGCGAGCGACTCCTTTTACCTCCGCCCGCACCCCGACGGCCTCCTCGCGGGGGACGGCACCGAGCACGTCGAGAGCGACCCCGACGACTACGACCGCGAGGCCGATCCCGAGTTCGCCGACGACCTCCTCGAGCGGGTCGCACACCGGCTTCCGGGGGTTGACCTCGAACTCGACCGGGCGTGGGCCGGGCTCTGTACGGCGACGCCGGACCGGGACCCGCTGGTCGGCCGCGTCGCGGCGGGGTGTTACGTCGCGACCGGCTTCCAGGGCCACGGCTTCATGCGCGCGCCGGCGATCGGCCAGCGGCTCGCAGAACAGGTTCTCGGCGGCGACGGCATCGACGCGTTCGATCCGGCGCGGTTCGGCGGCGACGAAGCGTTCGATATCGTCGACGGGATGTCGATCGAGTCGGAGAATTAA